The Nitrospira sp. genome contains a region encoding:
- a CDS encoding PAS domain-containing sensor histidine kinase has product MRKRTESALRVSEERIRATVENTPYVAVQWYDDNGRVLYWNRASENMFGWKSGEALGKTLEQLFLTPEDAAAFVKVLEEIQMTGLSLGPAESSFHHRDGSPGVCLSTTFGISSSDGAPCFVRMDVDVTERNRAEGELQRTYQQLRGLIGQLEASQEAERKRIARELHSELGQLVTALHLDLIWLNCKHSEAGGGAQAGEIACRLKSMMKLVNALTNSTRRIAVSLRPSLLDDFGLVAALRWQTRDFQERTGLECTLLTGPDVAQMHIQDSQATALFRIAQELLTNVIRHANAQRVQICLQEESGALVMTINDDGRGIMEKDMAKPTSFGLRGIRERLVSIKGELTMQGVPHRGTSVSVRLPMPQQG; this is encoded by the coding sequence ATGCGCAAGCGGACTGAGTCGGCGCTGCGGGTGAGCGAAGAACGCATCCGCGCCACCGTTGAAAACACCCCCTATGTCGCCGTGCAGTGGTATGACGACAACGGTCGCGTACTGTATTGGAATCGCGCCTCCGAGAATATGTTCGGCTGGAAAAGCGGGGAGGCGCTCGGGAAGACGTTGGAGCAACTCTTCCTGACGCCCGAGGACGCCGCCGCATTTGTCAAAGTTCTGGAAGAAATCCAAATGACTGGCCTGTCGCTTGGGCCTGCAGAATCTAGCTTCCATCACCGCGACGGCAGCCCTGGCGTCTGCCTTTCGACGACGTTCGGCATTTCAAGTTCCGACGGTGCGCCATGCTTCGTACGCATGGACGTGGACGTGACCGAGCGCAACAGGGCTGAGGGAGAACTTCAGCGGACCTATCAACAACTCAGGGGATTGATCGGTCAATTGGAAGCCTCACAGGAAGCGGAGCGCAAACGGATCGCACGGGAACTGCACAGCGAATTAGGGCAGTTGGTCACGGCCCTCCATTTGGACCTGATCTGGCTGAATTGCAAGCACAGCGAAGCAGGGGGTGGAGCGCAAGCAGGCGAGATCGCATGTCGATTGAAGTCCATGATGAAGCTGGTGAACGCGCTGACCAACTCCACCAGACGCATCGCCGTGTCCCTGCGCCCCAGCCTCCTGGACGATTTTGGACTGGTCGCTGCTCTGCGGTGGCAAACCCGAGACTTTCAGGAACGGACTGGCCTGGAATGCACGCTACTGACAGGCCCCGATGTGGCGCAAATGCACATCCAGGACTCCCAGGCCACGGCGCTCTTCCGTATCGCCCAGGAGCTTCTGACCAACGTCATCCGCCATGCGAACGCGCAGCGCGTGCAGATCTGTCTTCAGGAAGAAAGCGGCGCGCTGGTGATGACCATCAACGACGATGGGCGAGGGATTATGGAGAAGGATATGGCCAAGCCGACATCCTTCGGGTTGCGCGGCATTCGCGAACGACTGGTCTCGATCAAGGGAGAACTCACGATGCAGGGCGTCCCGCATCGCGGGACGTCCGTGAGCGTGCGCCTCCCTATGCCACAACAAGGGTAA
- a CDS encoding NAD(P)H-dependent oxidoreductase has product MSESNWIDVGSVEELKNKPLQEVVCGATAIALTHKDGAFGAISGVCNHVGGPLGEGTLNGDYVVCPWHYWKFHHRTGQGEPGYEQDQVPAYATKVESGRLYVDLSSATKRKKQAHAPHPLARPIIRRAGPIRVVGISTTAMTVAHPRYSGSDALLETALEHAQTDLQLEIQYIKLRDLSFRACEGFYSKSAQACTWPCSITQMDPSDQLDRVYEAIVHWADVILIATPIRWGNASSLYYKMIERLNCIQNQETIASKHLLKNKVAAFIIMGGQDNVQGVAGQLLTFWAEVGCQFPQFPFIAHSRGWSAEDMERNVIEVQNSRELREGAQELVTRAADMAKLMIDGQLPEHPLARGGRKAHQLDSEPTG; this is encoded by the coding sequence ATGTCCGAGAGCAACTGGATTGATGTCGGGTCTGTCGAGGAATTGAAGAACAAGCCCTTGCAGGAAGTTGTGTGCGGGGCGACGGCCATCGCACTGACGCACAAGGACGGCGCGTTTGGCGCCATCTCCGGAGTCTGCAATCACGTGGGCGGCCCGTTAGGCGAAGGCACTCTCAACGGCGATTATGTAGTCTGCCCCTGGCATTACTGGAAGTTTCATCATCGAACCGGTCAAGGGGAACCCGGCTATGAGCAAGATCAGGTTCCGGCTTACGCAACCAAGGTAGAGAGCGGTCGCCTCTACGTCGACCTGTCCTCAGCGACAAAGCGCAAGAAGCAGGCGCATGCGCCGCATCCCTTGGCGAGACCGATCATTCGCCGGGCTGGCCCGATTCGGGTCGTCGGCATCTCTACGACGGCGATGACTGTCGCCCATCCGCGCTACAGCGGATCCGATGCGTTACTCGAGACTGCCTTGGAGCACGCGCAGACCGACCTTCAGCTCGAGATCCAGTACATCAAGCTTCGAGACTTGAGCTTTCGAGCCTGCGAAGGGTTCTATTCCAAATCGGCGCAGGCTTGCACGTGGCCGTGTTCCATCACTCAGATGGACCCGAGCGATCAGCTCGATCGTGTGTACGAAGCCATCGTGCATTGGGCCGACGTGATTCTCATCGCCACGCCGATCCGCTGGGGGAACGCGAGCAGTCTGTACTACAAGATGATCGAGCGGCTGAACTGCATTCAGAATCAGGAGACGATCGCCAGCAAACACTTGTTGAAGAACAAAGTCGCCGCTTTCATCATCATGGGCGGGCAGGACAATGTTCAAGGCGTAGCCGGGCAACTCTTGACGTTTTGGGCCGAGGTCGGCTGCCAATTCCCGCAATTTCCGTTCATCGCTCATTCCAGAGGCTGGAGTGCCGAGGATATGGAACGGAACGTCATCGAGGTCCAGAACAGCCGGGAACTTCGTGAAGGAGCACAGGAACTGGTGACACGCGCGGCAGACATGGCAAAGCTCATGATCGACGGACAACTTCCCGAGCATCCCCTGGCTCGCGGCGGGCGCAAAGCGCATCAACTCGATAGCGAGCCTACCGGCTGA
- a CDS encoding cation:proton antiporter yields the protein MQPNPLFFSDLATVFLAAVAGGVLARIAGQPLILGYVLGGIAIGPFTPGLTISEPHAFELFAEIGVILLMFSIGLEFSVKDLMRVKWVALAGGPLGILMSIGLAILIGSLIGWSTIQSIVIGAVISMASTMVLARLLVDRGELRSKHGRVMIGITLVEDVAVVGMTVLMPALGEFDSGRLLLIGQALGKALLILVPVGYLGAKVIPPIMTHVARTQNQELFLLVTLAISLGTAAVTQMVGLSLALGAFLAGLIISASDYGHETLARLLSLRDAFVALFFVTIGILIDPRVILSNISLLATMIALIVAGKLLIWMTVVRLFGYPWITAVLVGVGLTQIGEFSFVLVQVAKSAGHVGSEVYNATLAASLITILMNAALVRYVPGWLVQRRLAHDQHDMAPWPPEGEPLRQHVVLCGFGRVGSALGRALEAFSLPYVVIDRNPDIIRRLQAKRAACLYGDASHRELLMKAGAADASLIIVALPEIEPAALTVSRIHDLNPKVPILARAHGLAEGERLGVIGATEVIQPEVEASATLIRHALNWFGVPKDRILDYVEQYRQSMETKRHSG from the coding sequence GTGCAGCCAAATCCCTTGTTCTTTTCGGATCTTGCCACGGTATTCCTTGCCGCCGTCGCCGGCGGCGTACTCGCCCGAATTGCCGGGCAGCCGTTGATCCTCGGCTACGTCCTGGGTGGCATCGCGATCGGTCCATTTACCCCGGGCCTTACGATCTCTGAACCGCATGCCTTCGAGCTGTTTGCAGAGATCGGCGTCATTCTCTTGATGTTCTCGATCGGACTTGAGTTTTCAGTGAAGGACCTGATGCGGGTCAAATGGGTTGCCCTTGCCGGTGGTCCGCTCGGCATTCTCATGTCCATCGGATTGGCCATCCTGATCGGGAGTCTGATCGGGTGGTCGACCATCCAGAGCATCGTGATTGGAGCGGTCATTTCCATGGCGAGCACGATGGTACTCGCGCGTCTCCTCGTAGATCGGGGCGAGCTTCGATCGAAGCATGGACGGGTGATGATCGGCATTACCCTCGTCGAAGACGTCGCAGTCGTAGGGATGACGGTGCTCATGCCGGCCCTCGGAGAGTTCGACTCGGGGCGATTGCTTCTGATCGGTCAAGCCTTGGGAAAGGCTCTATTGATCCTGGTGCCAGTGGGATACCTGGGCGCCAAAGTCATCCCACCGATCATGACTCACGTCGCCAGGACTCAGAATCAAGAGCTCTTCCTCCTCGTCACGCTGGCCATCAGCCTTGGGACTGCCGCCGTCACACAGATGGTCGGACTTTCTCTCGCCTTGGGAGCCTTCCTGGCCGGGCTCATTATCAGCGCATCCGACTATGGACACGAAACCTTGGCCCGGCTTCTTTCGCTACGTGATGCCTTCGTCGCGCTCTTTTTCGTGACCATCGGTATTCTGATCGATCCGCGCGTCATCCTCAGTAACATTTCTCTCCTTGCCACGATGATTGCCTTGATCGTAGCCGGGAAGCTCTTGATTTGGATGACCGTCGTGCGGCTGTTCGGCTACCCATGGATCACCGCAGTCCTGGTGGGGGTCGGCCTCACGCAAATCGGCGAATTCTCGTTTGTCCTCGTGCAGGTCGCAAAATCGGCGGGCCATGTCGGCAGTGAAGTCTACAATGCGACGCTTGCCGCCTCTCTCATCACCATTCTCATGAATGCGGCTCTTGTCAGGTATGTGCCCGGCTGGCTCGTTCAGAGACGTCTCGCGCACGATCAACACGACATGGCGCCGTGGCCGCCGGAAGGCGAACCGCTCCGGCAGCATGTCGTCCTTTGCGGATTCGGACGAGTCGGCAGCGCGCTCGGAAGGGCGTTGGAGGCTTTCAGTCTTCCCTACGTGGTGATCGACCGAAATCCGGACATTATTCGCCGGCTACAAGCCAAACGCGCGGCCTGCCTCTATGGCGACGCCTCCCACCGCGAATTGCTTATGAAGGCCGGAGCGGCGGATGCATCTCTGATCATCGTGGCCTTGCCTGAGATCGAACCCGCCGCGCTGACAGTGAGTCGTATTCATGACCTCAATCCGAAAGTTCCAATCCTGGCCCGTGCACATGGACTCGCGGAAGGGGAACGATTGGGTGTGATTGGAGCGACCGAGGTCATTCAGCCTGAAGTCGAGGCATCGGCGACATTGATCCGGCATGCCTTGAACTGGTTCGGGGTACCGAAGGACCGCATTCTCGACTATGTGGAGCAGTACCGGCAATCTATGGAAACGAAACGGCATTCAGGTTGA
- a CDS encoding response regulator: MPTILVVDDDPQIRAWVRRILESKGYQVEEAGDGMEALAYLERAEPVVILLDIFMPNVDGLEVLLHVRSRAKPAKVLVLSGSPINGFDVCRTAKVFGAHDILVKPFSAQGLLQRIESLLSTT, encoded by the coding sequence ATGCCCACGATTCTTGTTGTGGATGACGACCCTCAGATTCGAGCCTGGGTGCGCCGGATTCTTGAGTCCAAGGGTTACCAGGTCGAGGAGGCCGGCGACGGAATGGAAGCATTGGCCTACCTCGAACGGGCTGAGCCTGTGGTGATCCTGCTGGACATCTTTATGCCTAATGTGGATGGTCTGGAAGTCCTGTTACATGTCCGGTCGCGTGCCAAGCCCGCCAAAGTTCTGGTACTTTCCGGCAGCCCAATCAACGGGTTCGATGTCTGTCGAACGGCTAAGGTCTTTGGTGCCCACGATATTCTAGTCAAACCCTTCAGCGCGCAGGGCCTTCTGCAGCGGATTGAATCACTGTTGTCCACAACGTGA
- a CDS encoding CDGSH iron-sulfur domain-containing protein, translating to MGQPRIAAKQPAVVSLDPGTYYWCACGRSRDQPFCDGSHQGTGFEPVEFTLTEKQEVALCQCKQTKTPPYCDGTHQTL from the coding sequence ATGGGACAGCCACGCATTGCAGCCAAGCAGCCGGCGGTAGTGTCATTGGACCCGGGAACCTACTACTGGTGTGCGTGTGGACGTTCGCGAGATCAACCGTTCTGTGATGGGTCACATCAAGGGACCGGATTCGAGCCGGTCGAATTTACGCTCACAGAGAAACAGGAAGTCGCCTTGTGTCAGTGCAAGCAGACTAAGACCCCGCCGTACTGCGACGGAACGCATCAAACCCTCTGA
- a CDS encoding SDR family oxidoreductase has translation MGLEKKIVLIAGGGGALGHTVVPAFAHAGAQVISVDRHGSAGQPEGWVAVTADVTDEKDVRRLVEAVVRKEGRIDALVNLVGGFALGRVTETDVSLWQRMLTLNLTSAFLLSKAVMPHMLGRRSGRIVHVAARAAVEPFPGAAAYIVSKSGLLALIRALATELAGSGVMVNGILPTTIDTPANRNSMPDVDPSTWVKPESVAQALIYLASDEASQINGAVIPMGT, from the coding sequence ATGGGATTGGAAAAGAAGATCGTGCTGATTGCAGGAGGGGGCGGAGCCCTAGGACACACCGTCGTTCCGGCGTTCGCGCATGCCGGGGCGCAGGTGATTTCCGTTGATCGCCACGGATCTGCAGGCCAACCGGAGGGCTGGGTCGCGGTTACAGCCGATGTGACCGATGAAAAGGATGTGCGGCGGCTTGTCGAGGCGGTTGTACGGAAGGAAGGCCGCATCGATGCCCTGGTCAATCTGGTCGGTGGCTTTGCGCTGGGTCGTGTCACGGAGACGGACGTCTCATTGTGGCAGCGAATGCTGACGCTGAATCTTACGTCGGCGTTTCTGCTTTCCAAGGCGGTCATGCCACATATGCTGGGAAGGCGGAGTGGGAGGATCGTCCATGTCGCTGCCCGTGCCGCGGTCGAACCTTTTCCCGGCGCGGCGGCGTACATCGTGTCGAAATCAGGACTTCTGGCGCTGATCCGCGCGCTCGCGACGGAATTGGCCGGATCGGGTGTCATGGTCAACGGCATATTGCCGACCACCATCGATACGCCGGCAAATCGGAACAGCATGCCTGATGTGGATCCATCGACGTGGGTCAAGCCTGAATCCGTCGCCCAGGCGCTGATCTATCTCGCGTCCGATGAGGCCAGTCAGATCAACGGGGCCGTTATTCCAATGGGAACGTGA
- a CDS encoding response regulator transcription factor, whose translation MRVMIADDHAIVRQGWRQIIAEGFEQMVVAETGSGRGVLDTVKDDLWSAVVLDVDLPDMNGLDVLKELKARRPDVPVVILSFHTETEYAVRAFRAGAKAYLTKDSAPDELLAALKKAMQGGRYVTVSLAEALAESFAHEAPTLLHQTLSDRELAVLCLIAKGKTLTETADQLCLSVSTVGTYRARLLEKLKLRTTAELIRYALRHHLVQ comes from the coding sequence CTGAGGGTCATGATCGCCGATGACCATGCCATCGTCCGACAGGGGTGGAGGCAGATCATCGCTGAGGGTTTCGAGCAGATGGTTGTCGCAGAAACCGGATCGGGACGCGGGGTGTTGGACACCGTGAAGGATGATCTCTGGAGCGCGGTGGTCTTGGACGTTGATCTACCGGACATGAACGGCTTGGATGTTCTCAAGGAACTGAAGGCCCGACGGCCTGATGTGCCGGTCGTGATACTCAGTTTTCACACGGAGACGGAGTATGCCGTTCGCGCCTTCAGGGCCGGCGCGAAGGCGTATCTGACGAAGGACAGCGCGCCGGACGAGTTGTTGGCCGCGCTGAAAAAAGCGATGCAGGGAGGCAGGTACGTCACGGTCTCTCTCGCCGAAGCGCTGGCCGAAAGTTTCGCGCACGAAGCTCCGACCTTGCTGCATCAGACGCTGTCGGATCGTGAACTGGCGGTCCTTTGCCTCATAGCCAAGGGCAAGACTCTCACGGAAACCGCCGATCAACTGTGCCTCAGCGTCTCGACGGTCGGTACGTACCGAGCCCGGTTGCTCGAAAAACTCAAGCTCCGAACGACCGCGGAACTGATTCGCTACGCCCTTCGTCATCATCTCGTCCAGTGA
- a CDS encoding universal stress protein: protein MNTTARKNGTLLLATDFSKPGKLVFPYALKLALALNLRLMVLHVVKAPPGFEHWSPAARRSLHSLKTKALLELGRIVRLAHENSLIAHHRLLVGIPVDSILEVAHSSHVVLIAMGTQGKTGWDRLRLGSVAESTLRRTLCAVLTVSASVTHHTPVNPHRLRISRLLVATDFSASSKAALRTAVVLAKRLNARVVLVHATEPSASSQSDTLRVVELSRRRCDQQLQKIISTFRADEVIADKVVITGNPVEVILDQAKHQKTDLILVGTHGRRGMKRLMLGSVAEAVVRRAACPVFTVKAQVRNPFDITNGARRSSPRNSTR from the coding sequence GTGAATACGACCGCACGCAAGAATGGAACACTCCTCCTGGCGACCGACTTTTCGAAGCCGGGGAAACTGGTGTTTCCGTATGCTCTTAAACTTGCACTGGCGTTGAATCTCCGTCTCATGGTCCTGCATGTCGTGAAAGCCCCTCCCGGCTTCGAGCATTGGTCTCCGGCCGCGCGCCGCTCCCTTCATTCCTTGAAAACCAAGGCTCTGCTTGAACTGGGCCGGATAGTTCGCCTTGCCCACGAGAACAGCCTCATAGCCCATCACAGACTGCTGGTGGGCATTCCTGTGGATTCCATCCTGGAAGTTGCGCATAGCTCTCACGTTGTCCTTATCGCCATGGGAACTCAAGGTAAGACCGGCTGGGATCGGCTTCGGCTAGGCAGCGTTGCGGAGAGCACCTTGCGCCGGACGCTCTGCGCCGTTCTTACGGTCAGCGCGTCTGTTACGCACCATACCCCTGTCAATCCACACCGGCTGAGGATATCTCGCCTTCTAGTAGCAACGGACTTTTCTGCTTCTTCGAAGGCCGCGCTTCGGACCGCCGTCGTGCTGGCAAAACGGCTAAACGCGCGGGTGGTGCTGGTCCATGCCACCGAGCCATCAGCCTCCTCGCAATCTGACACTCTTCGCGTCGTTGAACTCTCGCGGAGGCGCTGTGACCAACAGCTCCAGAAGATCATATCGACGTTCCGAGCAGATGAGGTCATCGCCGATAAGGTCGTGATCACGGGAAATCCGGTTGAGGTCATTCTTGACCAGGCAAAACACCAGAAAACCGATCTCATCCTCGTTGGAACCCATGGCCGTCGCGGTATGAAGCGACTCATGCTCGGCAGTGTTGCCGAAGCTGTGGTTCGAAGAGCCGCGTGCCCGGTCTTTACTGTGAAGGCTCAAGTGAGAAACCCGTTTGACATCACGAACGGTGCGAGGCGCTCCTCTCCGCGCAACAGTACCCGTTAA
- a CDS encoding sigma 54-interacting transcriptional regulator, which produces MDRPSISPCETLAERYEALLEVAQVIAAQRDLDQLFHDLAHRLPRVVQVNYVDLSLHDPVKKVMRLHTIQANVPADLVGGHEVAIEDCPAGLVWQMQQSLLVPNLSEEPRWPKVIELMKEDGTQSFCFVPLTTARGRMGAMGFLSLQKEAYNDTDLEFLQQVAKQVAVAVENALAFQQIEELKDKLAKEKLYLEEELRIEHGFEDIIGDSHALMQVLKQVEVVAPTDSTVLIQGETGTGKELIARAVHRLSGRSERTFVKLNCAAIPTGLLESELFGHERGAFTGAISQKAGRFELADKGTIFLDEVGEIPLELQSKLLRVLQEQEFERLGSTKTIHVDVRLVAATNRDLKSLVEAKQFRSDLYYRLNVFPVTLPPLRERREDIPVLVRYFTQHYAVRMKKDIQTVPARTLDMLSRYAWPGNVRELENLIERSVILTQGTDLHVPIRELHNDHPLSLGSPATLEEAEREQILRALRETKWVIGGTSGAAARLGIKRTTLQSKMQKLGITRPLE; this is translated from the coding sequence ATGGATCGGCCAAGCATAAGTCCCTGTGAGACGCTCGCGGAGCGCTATGAGGCGCTCTTGGAAGTCGCACAGGTGATTGCTGCGCAACGAGACCTCGATCAGCTCTTCCATGATTTAGCTCACCGCTTACCTCGGGTTGTGCAAGTCAATTACGTGGACTTGTCCCTCCACGATCCCGTGAAGAAGGTGATGCGGTTGCATACGATCCAGGCCAATGTACCGGCTGATCTCGTGGGCGGGCATGAGGTGGCGATTGAAGATTGTCCTGCCGGATTAGTGTGGCAAATGCAACAGTCACTGTTGGTCCCGAACCTCTCGGAAGAACCCCGTTGGCCAAAGGTCATTGAACTCATGAAGGAGGATGGGACGCAGTCGTTTTGCTTCGTCCCTTTAACCACGGCGAGAGGGCGAATGGGTGCGATGGGCTTTTTGAGCTTACAGAAAGAAGCCTATAACGACACGGATTTAGAGTTTCTCCAGCAAGTCGCCAAACAAGTGGCTGTCGCAGTGGAAAATGCCCTGGCGTTTCAGCAAATTGAAGAACTCAAAGACAAACTGGCCAAAGAAAAGCTCTATCTCGAAGAAGAGCTGCGCATCGAACACGGATTTGAGGATATCATCGGCGACAGCCACGCGCTCATGCAGGTTTTGAAACAAGTCGAAGTCGTGGCTCCGACGGATTCGACGGTGCTCATTCAAGGGGAAACTGGGACTGGTAAAGAACTCATCGCCCGCGCCGTCCATCGACTGAGCGGCCGTAGCGAGCGCACGTTCGTCAAGCTGAACTGTGCCGCCATTCCGACCGGCCTGTTGGAAAGCGAACTCTTTGGACATGAGCGGGGCGCTTTCACGGGTGCTATTTCTCAGAAAGCCGGCCGATTCGAGCTGGCCGATAAAGGGACAATCTTCCTCGACGAAGTGGGAGAAATCCCCCTGGAGTTACAATCGAAGCTGCTCCGAGTGCTGCAAGAACAGGAATTCGAACGGTTGGGTAGTACCAAAACCATTCACGTTGACGTGCGGCTGGTAGCCGCCACAAACCGAGATCTCAAGAGTTTGGTGGAGGCGAAGCAGTTTCGCAGTGACTTGTACTATCGGCTGAATGTTTTTCCGGTGACCTTGCCCCCCTTGCGCGAACGCAGAGAGGACATTCCTGTCCTCGTCCGCTATTTCACCCAGCACTACGCTGTCCGCATGAAGAAAGATATCCAAACGGTTCCCGCCAGGACGCTCGACATGCTCTCCCGATATGCCTGGCCCGGCAACGTTCGCGAATTGGAAAATCTCATCGAGCGTTCCGTCATTCTGACGCAGGGGACGGATCTGCATGTGCCCATCAGAGAACTGCACAATGACCACCCGCTTTCGCTCGGCTCTCCGGCGACGCTTGAAGAGGCAGAACGTGAGCAGATCTTGCGCGCTCTGCGTGAGACAAAGTGGGTCATCGGCGGCACCTCGGGTGCCGCGGCCCGATTGGGGATTAAACGGACGACCCTCCAATCAAAGATGCAGAAGCTCGGTATCACCCGCCCTCTCGAGTAA
- a CDS encoding response regulator encodes MKVLIADGEAIVRRKLYTILQDVPGVEVVGTADEGQEVLALIERECPNVAILDINVPVKTGIEVLRRVKSKKPAPITIILTNYVDQEYREACLAAGAELFIDKVHGLDQLRSILRSLSAQFQALRAVVLTHKESEAILRQTMERLRETMERFHLAVSGSSDGLWDVTFLPEMPWHNPAQPVWYSTHLKEMLGYAEHELPHVLASWDALLHPDDRARVFAAITAYLERRTVRYDIEYRLRTKQGEVRWFRARGIAIWDGSGRASRMAGSLSDITDRKLLESQLLQAQKIESLGRLAGGIAHDFNNVLTAILGYSQLIESQLSAEDQLYSHVKQIRTAGEHALALTQQLLAFSRRQEHRPQVLDLNSEISKANDLLQRLVGTGVQLSPRLAPSLSSIFADPCQVQQVLLNLVINARDAIGRTGTVTIETGEVELDELYARSHVAVSPGRYVMLAVIDTGCGMDEQTKSRIFEPFFTTKGDRGTGLGLATVYGSVKQSGGSIWVYSEPGQGTTFRIYFPRASQDGNRNGMGSAPLAPLTVERGTETILVVENDANVRLVAVEILKSLGYLVLEARSQIEALALVRIAEDPIQLLVSDVVMPMMNGREFAREMLQLRPGLRVIFMSGYSEDYVTAQGFMDPGSEFVQKPFTVHSLANKVRAILG; translated from the coding sequence ATGAAAGTGCTCATTGCGGATGGTGAGGCGATCGTGCGCCGCAAGTTGTATACGATCTTACAGGATGTCCCGGGCGTCGAAGTCGTCGGGACGGCAGATGAAGGGCAAGAAGTGCTTGCCCTCATCGAGAGGGAATGTCCCAATGTTGCGATTCTCGACATCAACGTGCCGGTGAAAACAGGGATCGAGGTGCTCCGGCGTGTCAAAAGCAAGAAGCCGGCGCCGATCACGATCATCCTGACGAATTACGTGGATCAGGAATACCGCGAAGCCTGTCTCGCGGCAGGGGCTGAATTGTTCATTGATAAGGTGCACGGCCTCGATCAACTCCGGTCGATCCTCCGGAGCTTGAGTGCGCAGTTTCAGGCGCTTCGCGCCGTGGTCCTAACCCACAAAGAAAGCGAGGCGATCCTTCGACAGACCATGGAACGGCTGCGCGAGACCATGGAGCGATTCCATCTCGCCGTCTCCGGCTCATCCGACGGCCTCTGGGACGTCACGTTCTTGCCGGAAATGCCCTGGCATAATCCGGCTCAGCCGGTGTGGTATTCCACACACCTGAAAGAGATGCTCGGCTACGCCGAGCATGAGTTGCCCCACGTCCTCGCGAGTTGGGACGCCCTGTTGCATCCGGACGATCGGGCGCGAGTCTTCGCCGCAATCACGGCCTACCTTGAGCGCCGAACGGTTCGTTACGACATCGAATATCGGTTGCGCACCAAACAGGGAGAAGTCCGATGGTTCAGGGCTCGTGGGATTGCGATCTGGGATGGGTCCGGACGCGCCTCCCGCATGGCCGGGTCGTTGAGCGATATCACCGATCGCAAGTTGCTGGAATCGCAGCTCCTGCAAGCCCAGAAGATCGAATCTCTAGGCCGCTTGGCCGGCGGCATCGCGCACGATTTTAACAACGTCCTCACGGCCATCCTGGGCTACAGCCAATTGATCGAAAGTCAACTCTCAGCAGAAGATCAGCTCTACAGTCATGTCAAGCAGATACGCACAGCGGGCGAGCATGCGCTCGCCTTAACGCAACAACTGTTGGCGTTCAGCCGCAGACAGGAACACCGTCCGCAGGTGCTGGACCTGAACTCGGAGATCAGCAAAGCGAATGATCTGCTGCAGCGTTTGGTCGGAACCGGTGTTCAGTTGTCGCCACGGTTAGCTCCTTCGTTGAGTTCCATTTTCGCCGATCCTTGCCAGGTCCAGCAGGTGCTCCTGAATCTTGTGATCAACGCGCGTGATGCCATAGGCCGCACGGGCACTGTCACGATCGAAACGGGTGAGGTTGAGTTGGACGAACTGTATGCCCGCTCGCACGTTGCGGTATCGCCCGGCCGCTATGTGATGCTTGCGGTGATCGATACCGGGTGCGGCATGGACGAGCAGACCAAATCCCGCATCTTCGAGCCCTTCTTTACCACGAAGGGCGACCGAGGAACCGGCTTGGGGCTGGCCACGGTCTATGGGAGTGTCAAGCAAAGCGGAGGCAGCATCTGGGTCTATAGTGAGCCGGGGCAAGGAACCACGTTTCGGATCTACTTTCCTCGCGCTTCCCAGGACGGGAATCGGAATGGGATGGGTAGCGCTCCCCTGGCTCCCCTGACAGTCGAGCGAGGCACCGAGACGATCCTTGTGGTCGAGAATGATGCCAACGTACGCTTGGTCGCCGTCGAGATTCTGAAGTCCCTGGGGTACCTGGTTCTGGAGGCGAGGAGTCAGATTGAGGCGCTGGCACTGGTCAGGATTGCCGAAGACCCGATCCAACTTCTTGTAAGCGATGTGGTCATGCCGATGATGAACGGGAGGGAGTTTGCCCGGGAGATGCTGCAGTTGCGTCCAGGATTAAGAGTGATCTTCATGTCCGGTTACTCGGAGGACTACGTGACGGCGCAGGGCTTTATGGATCCTGGTAGCGAGTTTGTGCAGAAGCCGTTCACGGTCCATTCGCTTGCCAATAAGGTTCGAGCGATTCTGGGATGA